A genomic stretch from Mastacembelus armatus chromosome 7, fMasArm1.2, whole genome shotgun sequence includes:
- the LOC113145179 gene encoding uncharacterized protein LOC113145179, whose translation MARRELWSRDGVHLSDSDGMDILVQLLFKACYQELETPASTVPVSPGPSCSPRRVLPKVVVTGPLPVPRPPPSEWTVVGQGRKRSQSRDSQLSPEGRKRMAVQQEVENVFSIPLSPVTFSSAMLSEMEKISPSDLESFKSTTSFPVGKKTSEVRCQKSAVSKRGWPKQQVEAGFLEVIPATSPTSAGILDVFLEDEVQFGDVGVSAGTSPTSSEDQTVVFMDQVPKLCCSSPVIPPPEKMHRSSDKGSKGANFLMYNGVQCMAIGLVGLAKHTVSSVFSWKQYDLDKVLILGDELYAGLVDAGKITESNGYLSVSNLPKNQVIDGQQFDFDYRNCVRGDVNVVESEDIDVGAQVSLHTGLEVMLHEYSTCLLTLCGNTCAIIHDGYGRYAVVDSHSRTATGLVAADGKSVVVYFRRFSDLENHISRLAACFGGFRKLFEIQGVKVSCKALKRQQSPSAHRQQSPSTHRQQSPSTQIQQSASRRRQKKVKKIDVSDINSDVEVVGESLNILHFNPLSESVSQTLCKQLNVEFEKFNLKVPSGSCLLGVPCVKEKIVADGNCFFRAISQAVSGTQKNHRKIRLAIVKELEKNAPQYQSLLREGYSSMSEYINKSNMRRVNTWATEIEIQATANYLGVDLFTFLNGRWIKYSCCNNLLSSHAIYLENHGNHYETVVCVKNRNSQSCYGLCQYYRKKLKAAGIEKYKLDVDYRKKLKAAGIEKYKLDVDYRKKLKAAGIEKYKIDVDYRKKLKAAGIEKYKLDVDYRKKLKAAGIEKYKLDVDYRKKLKAAGIEKYKLDVDYRKKLKSASVQKYRLNLLHRQNVKAKNKQKFHSDPNIFNFRAKVKNVNKLKRIQIKNMVKDIDYVREQFFQKVKDGPEYICSVCCRLFFKKQTLHCKRDDYKSNSRIASIAQKCISDKYLHKCSPDCTRPCILLDTPRGQLWICYTCHFKISKGQMPPECIVNNLELDPIPPVLSCLNSLEQHLVAPSIPFMKMLALPKGGQNGVHGPVTCVPANVVETTKLLPRTDMEGSLLPVKLKRKLTYKGHYEYQFVDSMHVRQALSYLKQTNKHYKDIDFNEQWVNVFCPEQDQGPAEEVDVNSEAGEDVEDELLHDRQQHCMFQDTCLMPVDIGQEALDQYFDNILNLAPAEGNNPVKLLSDEENEAKCFPVLFPQGRNTFHTPRPNRLTLSRYFNNRILHADGRFAQNVEYIFFAQYMSEVEQVVSKVSVACRKGQSGCKIPKLCEKNLKDSLKELLEVDDGYRFLQPIRGTPAFWQTAQKDLIACVRQLGIPTWFCSFSSADLRWTNLLKSVLKQEGRTQTVDSLEWAERCDLLRRNPVTAARMFDFRWHCFLREVLMSPAQPIGKIIDYFYRVEFQQRGSPHVHCLFWIENAPQIGINTDEEVIKFIDKYITCELPTEDQELLDIVTSLQQHSKRHSKTCKKNKTVCRFNFPRPASMRTFIKKLEPKPKCPKCVEKIEDAKCTCLAVQGDSMTKERAVEIMTAIKEALNNENNPCDSVQSLFASVGITQSIFEHAYKRLGGHTHIVLKREVNEVWVNQYNKHLLKCWNANMDIQFVVDALACIVYIVSYISKAEREIGLLLGNAHKEASKGNASAQEAMKKIGSVYLHNRDVSAQEAVYRFTNMHLKECSRKVVFVPTGDNIYKLSKPISQITETMSSDDMWMTSLADRYKNRPNNADFNSMCMATFVSEYRVLSKNERCRNPILLQNSLGAVTKRTRTKPAVVRYARFSETKNPELFHQSMLQLFFPYRHDEDLKPSDYETFQHFYENGSVRFHNGTLHTVKSVVDSNRCRFELEDFETVQEKTDDELLEDAWCLLCPEQQVERLESEQDFREQQQQEDHSEEDQVPNIPDLATRTEKICHLEKSNNISRSEGLSLIRSLNELQLSIFYKIRQWCLNKASGQNPEPLHVFITGGAGTGKSHLIKAIQYEAIRLLSPTCHNPDNICVLLTAPTGIAAYNLNAATIHSTFNIGKDIRLPYIPLGDEKLNSLRAKYIDLQILIIDEISMVHHKLLAYIHGRLRQIKQSGDFSPFGNISVIAVGDFYQLPPVHGKALYVDNLGVNFWTHIFKVAELTTIMRQKCVETD comes from the exons ATGGCCCGCCGGGAGCTGTGGAGCAGGGATGGT gtTCATCTTAGTGACAGTGATGGGATGGACATCcttgttcagctcctgttcaagGCTTGCTACCAGGAACTGGAAACCCCTGCTTCTACTGTTCCGGTGTCTCCTGGCCCATCGTGCTCCCCCAGAAGGGTTTTGCCAAAGGTGGTTGTGACTGGACCTCTCCCTGTGCCACGCCCACCTCCATCTGAATGGACTGTTGTTGGACAAGGCAGGAAG AGGAGCCAATCTAGGGATTCCCAGTTGTCACCAGAGGGACGCAAAAGGATGGCAGTTCAGCAGGAG GTGGAGAATGTGTTCTCCATCCCGCTCTCGCCTGTCACATTCAGCTCTGCCATGTTGTCTGAGATGGAGAAGATCTCACCATCTGACCTTGAATCTTTCAAGAGCACCACCTCCTTTCCAGTTGGAAAGAAG ACCTCTGAGGTCAGATGTCAGAAATCTGCTGTGTCAAAGAGAGGCTGGCCTAAGCAGCAG gTGGAGGCTGGATTTCTGGAGGTGATACCAGCAACATCACCTACCAGTGCTGGGATCTTGGATGTGTTCCTGGAGGACGAG GTGCAGTTTGGTGATGTGGGGGTGTCAGCAGGAACGTCACCTACCAGTTCAGAGGACCAAACTGTGGTGTTCATGGACCAG GTGCCAAAGCTGTGCTGTTCTTCTCCAGTCATCCCACCTCCTGAGAAGATGCACAGATCTTCAGACAAGGGCAGCAAAG GTGCAAACTTTCTCATGTATAATGGTGTTCAGTGTATGGCTATAGGTTTAGTTGGATTAGCTAAACACACTGTTTCAAGTGTGTTTTCTTGGAAGCAATATGATTTGGACAAAGTTTTGATTCTTGGTGATGAGCTGTATGCAGGCCTGGTTGATGCTGGCAAGATCACTGAAAGCAATGGATATCTGTCTGTCTCAAATTTACCTAAAAACCAAGTCATTGATGGACAGCAGTTTGATTTTGACTACCGTAACTGTGTGAGAGGTGATGTGAATGTGGTGGAAAGTGAAGACATAGATGTGGGTGCTCAGGTCAGTTTACACACTGGGCTGGAAGTAATGTTGCACGAGTATAGTACTTGTCTTCTTACACTGTGTGGCAATACTTGTGCCATTATTCATGATGGATATGGACGTTATGCTGTAGTTGATTCTCATTCCCGTACTGCAACAGGATTGGTGGCTGCTGATGGAAAGAGTGTGGTTGTTTATTTTCGTCGTTTTAGTGATTTAGAGAATCACATTTCTCGTTTAGCTGCATGCTTTGGTGGTTTTAGAAAGCTCTTTGAAATTCAAGGGGTTAAGGTGAGTTGCAAAGCACTGAAGAGACAGCAGTCTCCCAGCGCACACAGGCAGCAGTCTCCcagcacacacaggcagcagTCTCCCAGCACACAGATACAGCAATCTGCAAGCAGacgcagacagaaaaaggtaaaaaaaattgATGTTAGTGACATCAATTCAGATGTGGAAGTTGTAGGTGAAAGTTTAAATATCTTGCACTTTAATCCCCTCAGTGAAAGTGTTTCCCAAACTTTGTGTAAACAGTTAAATGTAGAATTTGAAAAATTTAACCTAAAAGTGCCTTCAGGTAGTTGCTTATTAGGAGTGCCTTGTGTAAAAGAGAAAATTGTGGCTGATGGTAACTGTTTCTTTAGAGCCATCTCACAAGCTGTGAGTGGTACACAAAAAAACCATAGAAAAATAAGATTGGCAATTGTAAAAGAACTGGAAAAGAATGCCCCACAGTATCAAAGTCTTTTGCGTGAAGGTTATTCCTCAATGTCTGAGTATATTAATAAAAGCAACATGCGACGTGTTAACACATGGGCCACAGAAATTGAAATTCAGGCAACGGCTAATTACTTAGGAgttgatttatttacttttttaaatggCCGTTGGATAAAATATAGTTGCTGTAACAACCTTTTATCAAGCCATGCCATCTATTTAGAAAATCATGGAAATCACTATGAAACAGTGGTCTGTGTAAAAAACCGTAATAGTCAAAGTTGTTATGGTTTGTGTCAAT ACTACAGAAAAAAGCTGAAGGCGGCAGGAATAGAAAAGTATAAACTTGATGTAGACTACAGAAAAAAGCTCAAGGCGGCAGGAATAGAAAAGTATAAACTTGATGTAGACTACAGAAAAAAGCTGAAGGCGGCAGGAATAGAAAAGTATAAAATTGATGTAGACTACAGAAAAAAGCTGAAGGCGGCAGGAATAGAAAAGTATAAACTTGATGTAGACTACAGAAAAAAGCTGAAGGCGGCAGGAATAGAAAAGTATAAACTTGATGTAGACTACAGAAAAAAGCTGAAGGCAGCAGGAATAGAAAAGTATAAACTTGATGTAGACTACAGAAAAAAGCTCAAGTCAGCAAGTGTACAGAAATATAGATTGAATTTATTGCACAGACAAAATGTTAAggctaaaaataaacagaaattccACAGTGATCCtaacatttttaactttagggctaaagttaaaaatgtcaataaattaaagagaatacaaataaaaaacatggtAAAAGACATTGATTATGTTAGAGAGCAATTCTTCCAAAAAGTTAAGGATGGGCCTGAATATATTTGTTCTGTATGTTGtagattgttttttaaaaaacaaactttgcaTTGTAAGAGAGATGATTATAAGTCAAATAGTAGAATTGCATCCATTGCACAGAAATGTATATCAGATAAATACTTACACAAATGTAGTCCAGACTGTACAAGACCATGTATTTTATTAGACACACCCAGAGGCCAACTGTGGATTTGCTATACGTGTCATTTTAAGATCAGTAAAGGTCAAATGCCACCTGAATGCATAGTCAACAACTTGGAGTTAGATCCCATCCCCCCAGTTTTGTCCTGTTTAAACAGCTTGGAACAACATTTGGTTGCTCCAAGTATTCCTTTTATGAAAATGTTGGCTTTGCCTAAAGGTGGTCAAAATGGTGTCCATGGGCCTGTGACATGTGTCCCAGCTAATGTTGTTGAAACCACCAAGTTGCTGCCTCGCACTGATATGGAAGGTTCTTTGTTACCTGTTAAATTGAAGCGCAAACTGACATACAAAGGTCACTATGAATATCAGTTTGTCGACTCCATGCATGTAAGACAGGCCTTAAGCTATttgaaacaaactaacaaacattATAAAGACATAGATTTTAATGAGCAATGGGTAAATGTATTCTGTCCAGAACAAGATCAGGGTCCAGCAGAGGAAGTTGATGTTAACAGTGAAGCAGGCGAGGATGTAGAAGACGAGCTTCTGCATGATAGACAGCAACATTGTATGTTTCAGGACACATGTCTCATGCCTGTTGACATAGGTCAAGAAGCACTGGATCAATATTTTGACAACATTCTAAATTTAGCTCCAGCTGAAGGGAATAATCCAGTGAAGTTGTTGTCTGATGAGGAAAATGAGGCTAAATGCTTCCCTGTGTTGTTCCCACAAGGTCGCAATACTTTTCATACTCCAAGACCAAACCGTCTCACCTTGTCACGGTATTTTAATAACAGAATTTTACATGCTGATGGCAGATTTGCACAAAAtgttgaatatatattttttgcacagTACATGTCAGAAGTTGAACAGGTTGTTTCCAAAGTTTCAGTTGCATGTAGGAAAGGACAGTCAGGATGTAAAATACCAAAGCTGTGTGAGAAAAACTTAAAAGACTCTCTTAAAGAGTTACTAGAGGTAGATGATGGTTACCGGTTTTTGCAGCCAATAAGAGGCACACCAGCCTTCTGGCAAACTGCACAGAAGGATTTGATTGCATGTGTCCGTCAGCTGGGTATCCCCACATGGTTCTGCTCTTTCAGTTCAGCAGACCTCAGGTGGACCAATCTCCTGAAGTCAGTTTTGAAACAAGAGGGCAGAACACAAACAGTTGACAGTTTAGAGTGGGCAGAAAGATGTGACCTCTTAAGGCGCAATCCGGTAACTGCAGCACGTATGTTTGATTTCCGTTGGCACTGTTTTTTAAGAGAGGTGCTCATGTCTCCAGCACAGCCAATTGGCAAAATTATAGATTACTTTTATCGGGTGGAATTTCAACAGCGGGGGTCGCCGCATGTTCATTGCTTGTTTTGGATTGAAAACGCTCCCCAAATTGGCATAAACACAGATGAAGAGGTAATTAAGTTTATTGATAAATATATTACATGTGAATTACCGACAGAAGACCAGGAATTACTGGACATTGTGACATCTTTGCAACAACATTCAAAGCGTCACtccaaaacatgcaaaaagaacaaaacagtttgCCGTTTTAATTTTCCTCGACCAGCTTCAATGAGAACATTTATCAAAAAATTAGAACCTAAACCAAAATGTCCAAAGTGTGTCGAGAAGATTGAAGATGCAAAGTGCACCTGCCTGGCTGTCCAGGGTGATTCAATGACTAAAGAGCGTGCTGTAGAAATAATGACAGCTATTAAAGAAGCTcttaacaatgaaaacaatccTTGTGACAGTGTACAGAGTTTGTTTGCATCAGTAGGAATAACTCAAAGTATTTTTGAACATGCTTACAAACGCTTAGGAGGACATACTCACATTGTTTTAAAGAGGGAGGTCAATGAAGTTTGGGTGAATCAgtacaacaaacatttattgaaatgttgGAATGCTAACATGGATATTCAGTTTGTTGTTGATGCATTGGCTTGTATCGTGTACATTGTTTCCTACATTTCAAAAGCTGAGCGGGAAATAGGTTTGTTGCTTGGCAACGCCCATAAGGAGGCCTCTAAAGGTAATGCAAGTGCTCAAGAGGCAATGAAAAAAATAGGCAGTGTTTACCTGCATAACCGAGATGTTTCTGCTCAGGAAGCTGTGTATCGCTTTACAAACATGCATCTGAAAGAATGTTCTAGGAAAGTTGTGTTTGTACCAACAGGGGACAACATCTATAAACTGAGCAAACCTATTAGTCAAATCACAGAAACAATGTCATCTGATGACATGTGGATGACGAGTCTTGCTGATCGCTACAAAAACAGGCCAAATAATGCAGATTTTAACAGTATGTGCATGGCTACATTTGTTTCTGAATACCGTGTTCTCTCAAAAAACGAACGATGCAGAAATCCCATTCTCCTGCAAAACTCATTGGGTGCTGTTACTAAAAGAACACGAACCAAACCAGCTGTGGTTCGATATGCACggttttcagaaacaaaaaatccaGAATTATTTCATCAAAGCATGCTGCAATTGTTTTTCCCATACAGACATGATGAAGACCTTAAGCCATCTGACTATGAAACATTTCAGCACTTTTATGAAAATGGCTCAGTGCGTTTTCATAACGGAACATTACATACAGTCAAATCAGTTGTTGATTCTAATCGATGTAGGTTTGAACTTGAAGACTTTGAAACAGTCCAAGAAAAAACTGATGACGAACTTTTAGAAGATGCATGGTGTTTGCTTTGCCCAGAGCAACAGGTTGAACGCTTGGAGTCTGAACAAGACTTCAGagagcaacaacagcaggaagATCACTCTGAGGAAGACCAAGTACCTAATATTCCAGATTTGGCCACACGTACTGAGAAAATTTGTCATTTAGAAAAATCCAATAATATCTCTAGAAGTGAGGGTCTTTCTTTGATTCGATCCTTAAATGAGCTCCAGCTGTCCATTTTCTACAAAATACGGCAATGGTGTTTAAACAAAGCATCAGGTCAAAACCCAGAGCCGTTACATGTGTTTATCACAGGTGGTGCTGGCACTGGGAAAAGTCACCTGATCAAAGCTATTCAGTACGAAGCGATTCGACTGCTGTCACCAACTTGCCATAATCCAGACAACATCTGTGTCTTGTTAACTGCACCAACAGGGATAGCAGCTTACAATTTAAATGCAGCCACTATCCACAGTACATTTAACATTGGCAAAGATATTCGTCTCCCTTACATACCACTGGGTGATGAAAAGCTAAATTCATTGAGGGCCAAGTACATAGACCTCCAGATCTTAATAATTGATGAAATATCTATGGTTCATCATAAACTATTGGCTTATATTCATGGCAGGTTGCGTCAGATAAAGCAGTCAGGTGACTTCTCCCCATTTGGTAACATTAGTGTTATAGCTGTTGGAGATTTCTATCAGTTACCTCCAGTCCACGGTAAAGCTTTGTATGTTGATAATCTAGGTGTTAACTTTTGGACTCATATATTCAAAGTTGCAGAACTTACGACCATTATGAGACAAAAATGTGTGGAAACAGATTAG